The sequence CGACGtgcctacggctgcttcgcacaACGTGATTGGGTGCTCGATAGGGCCGTGTCGAGCGAAGTTGAGCTCAGGCTGCATCGAAGACTAGGTTCGTCGAAGCATAGATGTGGGGGTACTTAATCATCGGCGTGATGCATAGTGAGGTAGTCCGAGCCTGATCATGACTGCAAGTATCTTCGCCACTCCGTCAGCGCCGTCCTACCCCCAGACACCAAGAGTTCGCAGCCGTACCTGAGGCCATACTGCAGGCTCTTGGCTGTCTCGTGGAGTGAGTAGTACAGCGTGACATCACGGCGAGATGACCAGGATCATCAGGGGTCTCGAGCAGGATGTATACATCTTTCTGTATATGCGTCATGGCAATGCGAATGAGGGAGAAGTCcatgcgcagagagagaatggaaaATGCAAGTCGTGTAGTAGAtggagggtgagggaagaggcgatCCTTGCATGCCTGCGGAACTTGTAACAGTGCGGAGACGATACCAGCGAAGTGCACCGAGAAGCACGAACAGTGCGACTGTGGTGGACACCCGTTGGGTGCTATACGCACGAGGTTCGCGCGCAAACGTTGCTGTCGATGATGACCAGCAGAGGCAAAagacgcggtggtggtgtaaGACAGAGCTGTTCTTACCCAAAAGCACGCGATGCAAGGGAGAGTGAGACGAGAGACAGAAGAGACGCGttccaccgcctctctcgccttctcgccTCATACGGCATACCCCCTTTGTGTTTGCAGGCGACCAAGCACGCAGAGAGTATTCTCGATGAGTCAAACAACTGTGCCGCGTTTTGTTCTTTCCGGAGACTTTTCGGTGCTTTGTTTTTTGGAGGAAACGGGGTTAGAAGACACCAACAatagagagaaaagaagaagcgataagaaagaaaaaggaaagcacaGCTCGGAGaagcgcacccacacacaaatacacacacaagtgcacgcgcagaaagagagagagcttgAGATGAACGAGGAAGGGAAACGGCGAAGAGCGACGACACGCAAAGGCCCGACAAACCAGAAAAGGGAGATAATCTGAGTCGGGCATCGGCACCGCGAGTCAGTGTGAAGGATCGCCGTCGCCAAATATGTATTAAGCACCTCAGCTATGCGCCTGTCTATCCGCTTGCCTCCTCATTCTTTGGGGAACGGTTGGTGTCTGCGTTGtggtgcgcctgctgcagcgcagggcTTTTTCTTTCTTATTCCTCCACTTTTTGTTTTGCAGCCGTTCGCTCTCATCTGATGCCCGTGTCCTCTGGCAAGCAAAGTTGACAAGAGAAACGGGGCGGAAATGAAAAACAATCAACGACACAgccctccccacacacaacaAAATAAGACCAACAACGGCGCCGCGCACTGATGTGCACACGCGTCTGCACCCTCAGCACTTCGCCATGatggagaagggaaaagagaaaagcgacaCAGCAAAACAAAATAAAAAGGGAAGTAGACAAAGCACGAACCGACGGACTCACAACAcaatcaaaaaaaaaatggggGAATGTGcgagaagcaaaaagggagggcgatggcgatggcgccCGCACAGGCAAAGacaaagacagagagggagaggaggagacaaggCAAAAGGAGTAACCGCAAAAAACTGactgaggcggagagagagaggaagaggcggtaCTACGACGAAGGAAGACATGAGAGCGCAATTTTATGCGTGTTTGTATAGCGTGTCTTCCCGTTTCGTTGTCGTTGCCTCTTTCATTTTTGTGCTTTGCTTGTGGCGCTTGGGCATTTttgtcgtgtgtgtgtgtgtgtgtcgttgtgcgcttcctcttttctttttgctctgGATGATCGACCTTTTCATGGGAGTAACAGCAAAAGGGGAAGATGAAGAAAATGAACTGAAAGGCatgggggaggaaagagaaagagaagaaaagaacaGCGATATGCGAGACGCTCACAATTGTCATTGTTTTCTcagtttttttcttttcggcgAGCGCACAAACAGTCCAAAGTCCCCAACACAGCCAAGTGGAAGAGCGACTAAGAGGCGGCGTAATGACAgcgagaaggaagaaggacagggaagaaaaagagccgCGGCCTGGTGGATAGAACATAACTGCAGTATGAAGAAATGAAGGACTAAAAGGCAAAACCAtagcaacagcaacaacaaagaggAAAGTGGAGAAATCGGGAAAGGGGCATTGTTGCCCGATTTATTCTTCCTCTgtagtggggggaggggaaggggggtaaaatgtgtgtgcgcatgggTTCGTAGGCataggagggagagaaaactGTGAAATCGGCTATCGGTGTGAGAGACGCAAGCTCACCCTTGAAGGGCATACGCAGCGTGCACTGGCgtgtacacgcacacacgtcaagcgcacacactcacataCAATATTGAGAATACTGGCATACACGGCAGCATACAAAAGCACGTCCACTCACAAACTGCACTCACTGACTCACACTACGTATACGCGCGTGCCCGTATCCCGAGGTTGGTGGTTCGTACGTGCGCCGCCCATCAGCAATGCAATGCATGAAAGCAAGGAAAAGGACAAGAGAGGAGTGAAACGTGGAAGAAAGGGAGCACACTCATGCACGGAGGAAATGCACACAAGCgtgagcgacagcgacaacaaAACGAACAAACGCCTCTACAAATAAAGAAAAGGGTCGCTTTCGTCTGcgttagagagagagagaagacgaggtCTGGATAGGAGAGCAAGTGCGAACAATATAGTAAAGAAAGTCCCAAAACAAAACTAACCACAGCGACGCCGGCACatcacacaggcacgcgcgtCTGtggagcgaggaggacaagcaagaaaaaaacaacgcGGCGCTAAAAGAGGGCgaacgaagagaagaagcgggaATTGTCGACAGTAAAGCggcagaagaaaagagagacgagcaaaaaaaaagagaaagagggaaagacgaGCGGGTGGACGTggagacgaagaggggggcgagagggagcagggcgagaggaaggggagggagagggagggggggagagtgcACGATTCCCAAGGGGAATGccagcagcgaagaaaaaaagaaaaaaacgatcGAGAACAGCAGGCCGACTGCGAATGCCTGCACGTTGCCCTCCCGCCTCCGTCGTCGTGGTAAGGTACACGTGTGCGGTcatctttcccctctctttttccgctGTCGAGAATTTGTCAGCAATGGGGATGAAGAAATGCAGAGAACAGACCCATACCACTGAGAGCGTggtagggagagagagagaaaattGCAAGAAAATGATAAGAAACATAGAAAGCAAATCAAGAACGAGTCATGGAAGGAAAACCTCTGTGCTGACACCACcagccacacacagagaaagagacgaagaCATGCAGAAGCAAGCGCACaccaacagagagagagagagaaagtcgTACAGGAAAGCAGCAAAgatgaaaaagagggaaaggggggggaaacaaaaaaaagagcggagGCGGAGTTAAAATGACTCAACGTGTATGCGCGACTCTGTCCATTCGCTGATCCCCTCTTTTTTGATTTTCCTTTCGCTGCTGGCATCACTTAAGAGAcagaagagcgcgcgcaaACGAGAAAAATGTGGCGAGacggagggaaggagggtgaTAAGCATTGAGGAGGGTGACTACTGAAGTCacgaggcggagaagcgaAGACCAAGGAGCCATTAGCCCGGAACagaaggaagagcagcagtgaACGGAAGAAAGAGCACTGCCGTATGCTACCCCGTGGCAGCAGTCACTGTGCAGCGAGCAAGACGTAGAGATACGGGAAAAACAAAGGGCAACCGACAGTCGTGctcacacgcgcgtgcaccAATGTAATCAGGCAACGATGAAGTGGATGACGAGAAAAGTGAAACAtaaagggaagaaaaactGGAGTGGCCTTGGGTGTCggtggaaagaggagagcgacgcaTATGAGCGCTCTTTGGGTCGCCAGACGTACCTCAACCCTGCGTGCTGCGTAAGAGAAAATACCTGCTGTCCGTGTGCGTATTTGCGTacatggctgctgctgagcaggaGAATGATGTACAAGTATGATGCCCGTGCTATTCTATCATGTGCcctccacccacacctctTTCTCAGCTACGGTGGACATGTGTCCCTCCCACCAGTGTTCGCACCCCCAGAGCTTGCGCTGGTACCCAACCCTAATTATGTTTGATCGTCCACACCTTGACCTTGTCATcaagggaggaggtgagcagcTTGTTGTTCTTGATGTCCATGTGGTAGACAGTGCTGAGGTGGCCCATGATGGTTTCTACGTGCTCACCATCATCTGTACGCCACACCATGACGCTCCAGTCGCGGGAGCAGGAGAAGATGTATTTGTCGTCCTCCGAGAAGATGGCGTGGTGCACCGACGTCTTGTGCCCGTCCATCGAGCGCAGGCGCGAGCCGGTTGCCGTATCCCAGAGGATAAGCTCGTAGTccatgctgccgctgacaaTGTACCTGTCGTTGTGGGAGAAGATGACCGACCACACGGTACCGATGTGGCCGATCAGCGTCTTGAGATCCCTGCTTGTACCCCAGTCCCAGATCTTGATGGTGCGATCATCGCTGCCAGACACGACGTACTTGCCATTATCGGTGTTACTGAAGGCGCACGAAAAAACGGCGAGGCTGTGGCCCTTCAGCGTCGCCAGCTTTGACTGCGACTCGGCATTCCACACGCGTACCGTGTTGTCGCAGGAGCCAGACACGATGTAGTCGCCGCTAGGGTTGTACTTGACGCAGTACACCTTGTCTTCGTGCCCTTTGAATGTGGCAACCTTGTTGCACGATGACGTGCTCCACAGTTTGATAGTGCGGTCATCAGAGGAGGAAACGACGCGGTTGCCCTTTGGGGAGAAGTCGCAGGACAGCACGAAGCCGTTGTGCCCGCCCTTCATCAACGTGCAGCCGCCAGTGCGCACGTTCCATAGGCGGACGGTGCGGTCGCGGCTTGCCGTGAGGAACATGTCGCCCCTGggtgagaagcagcagcagtaaaCGGCAAGGGTGTGGCCGGTGTAGGTGCGGTCCTCCGTGACGGTGAGCTCGCCGTTCGAGTACACCTTTGCCTGGGTCGCCACAACCTGCGTGCCGTAGGCACTCTGCAGGCGGGCGTCCTGCAACTGATCATCCCCATCCCTTGCGGCGTCTTCAGGGTTAGTGCAAATCAGGCGCTCCTTCTTCGCGTCTCCCTCGACAACTTTTTCGAAGTACAGGTTCagcacgtcgtcgtcgtccaccTCTAAGACgtcgtcaccgtcgcagAAGGATAACAACATATGATGGCCAAACTTCTTATCGACAATAGAAGAAAACTCCGAAAAGGACATGCCTAGCGTGGCGGAGATGAGCTTCGTAGCGTTGGTAGTCCCCTCCTGCAGATACACCGTAACCCTGCCCGACTTGCGCGCTGTCCCCGTCCTCTCGGGACTTTCGACCCCGTCGTTGCGCCCTCTGGAATCGTTAGGGAATAAGGAGCCCGCATCCACCGTCGGCTGCCCCAACACCTGGCGAATAAAGTCGTTCAGGTCGTTGCGCTCCTTATCCGACATGCCGACTAGGTCTTCGACGGCAGCGTGGTTTGCACTCCCGCTGCCCGATTCGCCCGCACCTGACTTCGATTGGCccttcgcttttctcctctccctgaGCATCTCCACCAAGTGCCAGATTTCGTCGTCCGAGGCCGTCTCGCCGGGCAGGTTCGTACGGAACGTCTCCACCGCAATCTGTTGAGTGACATCAGGCTGCTTGGAGAGGAGTTGCAGCACGGCACTACGCTTGCCGCTGGGCACACCTTGGTAGGAAAGCTGCTTTCCGCAGTAGATTAGTATGATCTTCTGCGGCTTCTCTTCGGTGGAAGCCGCCGGCGCAGAGGCGGGGGCGGCTGCTTCACTCGAGCTGCCGCCCTTCGAACGTTCCTTTTTCTCGCGCGCCGCCTTCGCTTCCTTAAACATCGACATCACCTGCTCGTCGGAAAAGTCATTGTGGTTGTCAATGTTTTCGCGGAAGGTGGCCACAACGGCACTCTCGGCAACAGCCATCTTGATCAGGATGTCCATCAAGTCCCTTGGTCGACGCTCGGGGTGGCCTTCGTAGGAGACAGACTTCCCCTTGACCTTGACAGTAATCTTCTGCTTGGCCATGGTTGCTGCTGGGATTGCGGAACGAGAAAAAGAACAGGAGAGGGGGTCGGCAGCTTAAGAAGCGAAGGGGCTACAAGCGAGTATGCGGAGATGAGGATTGCCTCCGTATCTCTGTGTCACACTACGTATgtatgagggaggggggactgagaggagaggaagcacAATAGTGGAAAGCAGAAACAGTGGTGAATGAAAGAGAGCGCTGAGCACGCCAAACGTGCCAAATAAGAAGTTAAAGGGTGTTGTAGGCTGCACGGCAGTGAGAGGCTCGAGAGACacggcagcgagggagagagtagCGGAGGTGGCCCACACAGACGAgaacgagagcgagaagaaaggagaagtaATGAAGTAGTGGGAATAGGGAAAGTAGCACGTGAGGCAGGGGTCTACAttgagagagacacgcacagacagacatgTCAACAGAGCACAGGGAGGTCAAGGAGAATGGGACCGAAAGGAGAAgtagaaaaggggaaagagggaaaaacgAGCACACGTGCTGCTCGCTCCTCACGGCATTGCGGCTGCGCAGTGCGTCGTGGACGcactggtgtgtgtgtgcgtcagtCTCTCGTTCGCTTTCTTCGGCTTTCGAGCTCGTACGATCAGTAAAGAgggcaggcacacgcacatgcgcacgccTAGACACCAACCAGCCATCGTGATCATCATCCAACAGCCAACTCGGGAAACCACAGGATAGAAAGAAAGTCAGCGCTGCGAcgacgagagaagaaagggcCACGTGCTCAAGACCACACCACGCAGGATCGAAGAATGAGTGAAAGACAaggacgccgccgctcgGGTTAAACCTCGAAGGTACCGTCGGCGCTAATGTCGAGGAGAGCCTTGAGCAGCTCTGCACTCTTGAAGCTGTCGCTGTAttgcagcagctcgtgcCGGGTCACCCACGCGTGATCTTTCAGCTTGGGCTCGTAGGAGGCAAACTGCGGACGGCCGGCGAGGTACACTGCAGAGTAGATGAATAGCCGCGTGTTGTCGTCCTTGAGGAACACAGTCGCCTGCGGCGCGTTCGACCAGACGTAGCAGTCCAACCCCTCGAGGTTCTGGGTGGAGATGGCGCGATCGGCCGTCATGCGGAGCGACTCACCGTCCTTGCGCGCCGTGTGGGGAATGGTCCACTTccccgctgcctcctcctggaCGATGAGGTACAGAAAGTCGTCCAGCTTGCGGTGCAGCGTGTggcgcggaggcggtgcgtcgcCCAAGCCGTTCGGCTTCCACATGTCCGCAGCTGTCACACGTTTCTCTGGGGTGTAGCGCTGCATCACCATCTTCATGGCATCCTGGTAGTGCTCCAACCCAAAGAAGTTGCCTTTGATCTGATTGGGGTCAGTGCGGCCGAGAACGTCCATTGTCTGCCCGCGACTCGCGAAGAAGGTTGTTGCTGACTCTGCAGACTCGTGCCGGCTGTACCGTTGCTGTTCGCGCTCAAGAAGGTAGCCCATCTCTACTTCGAGGGGGTGCAGCGAGTGCTTCACAACTTGATGGCGGTGAATGTAATAGCCAACGTGAATGCGCTGCGCCGTAGGCCTGTCATTGACGTGTGCCTGTGGAATGAGGGGAGTGCGATGCTGCGAGTGGAAGGTGCGGCACGATGAAAGCACGAAGGACGTTGTTGCCGCGACCAGCGGACGGTCTGGTCTGAAGTAGCGCATCCCCCTTGTCAGGGTGGCCTCTTCTCTAGCTATGTCCGTGTGCGCGCAGGACTATGGTGAAGCATAAGGCGGCGTCGACACTGCGCAGAAATtggtgcagtgccgccggAGAGTGAGGTGGGAGGGGTGACAGCAAGGTGTGGGTGGAGCCATGGCCACAACTCGGAAAGGATgcacgaaagagaaagtCGCGCAGGGGAGGGGCATTGGTGTCAATGGCATCGAGTGCCGTGATGTTGGAGGTgagaaaaacgaaggaagGTGATCGCTGGGCCTtgaagcgcacacacgcaccgagaAACAGACTTGAAGATCGAGGGCGCTGGAGAGGTTGTTTTGCTTCCTTCGTTCTTGGCAGCGTCCTTGAGGGGAAAAGggcagaaggagagggggcagtCACACATAATGCAAGTGCAACACCGCGCAGGTGTACGTGCGAGTGAAGGAGAGCTCCGCAGAGCAAGAGACGATAGAGTATCAGCTTCTATCGGTGTGCACGGCAGCTGAAGAAGTATGGGTACCGTGATCAAACCCCTCCGCCTTGTGAGCACCGTGAGAAGCAATCGTTAAGCGGCTTACACGCCCTTCGAGATCGGTGAGGCACTACAGCACGTCGTCGAGAGTGCCACCTACGTGGCTGGCTGTCACGAAGAGCTGTCATTGGAGGGCGTAGGAGAGTTCAATGATGACTGTGCCGAGGATGGCGATTGCAGAGGGCTTGGGGACTGCAGCGACATCTAACAGCCATCGCTCTCCGCTGGCCCTTTTGCGCCGAGTTCGGAAACGGGGGGAGAGCGGGCGGGAGCGGAGAGCGATGCGAGCCGCCGCTACGACATTGCGCACCTTTGACGTCCGTGCAAGTCACTTCAGGGGGTGCGCGTACTGTGGTGAGAGCAGCGCCCCACTAAGACCACGACAGTGGAAGCTGGCGTGGAGAGCTGTTGCTAGGTTCGAGAACTATGCCTCCTGCGTTAGTAGCGGCGCTGAagtggcagcgacggtgtcgcGGATCCCCAGAAGTCTCGCATTGGCCACTAagcacagcgccaccacaaACGCATGCCTGACTCGCAGCTTCAGTCGTGGGACACCAGAGTCCGCTCAAAAAGCAAGTGAGGGGTcgtgcggcgacgccagAGACTCCGGCATTGCAGTCTCGGCCATCTTCatgccgcccccccctccacgaACGCATTAAGTATACGCGTCCCAGTAGCGCATCGCTGTCGCCTCAGCTGCACATTATCGAACACGGCGTCTCAGTGCTCAGGGAGGAGATGAGTGCagggggaaaagagcgagaggagagagagagagagacgcacttACAACGAAATGAGAGAAGGCACGGTGGTGACAAAAGTCGAGGCCGTcttgggcgtgtgtgtgtgtggtcacCACTCTCCTCGGAGTCGCGGCGCGAGGTGGAAAGAGCTGACAATAAGGCGTACTCTCATCCTGAGCGCAGAGGCGAATAAAGAAGAATCctggagagaagagtgggcAGTGGGGGGAGTAGAACGGAGTCCCGTGAAGTCACCCTGCGGATCCGCTCACAGAGGCAGTCTGTGTGAGCACTAACTACACAGTGAAAGGATGCGCCGGTCGAGATGGGCCTAGCGGCACGTGGGGCGTTGAGCGGTGAGCTCCTGATCGTGGAAAGAGAGTCAAGCGTCTTCTCACCACCActttctttttcgccttTCCCTACGCGCGTATCACCTCTTCACGAATGCGACGAGACACCTCGTATTGGGCTCTACTTAGAGTAGCCACCAACGACACCACCGTAGCGatgtctctccctcctgcaGGCACGTCATattgtgggtgggtgggtggccTTCTCTATTCGCAATGTTTGATTGGTGCTTCGCATTGCTGTTGACCTTAATACACTGATTTCCGCCGCTCATCAATGGTTGCCCCTCAGCGAGACACCTCAGTGAGTACGCCAACAGTGTCTGCCGCGATCGCAGTCTCTCCTgtggtgtgtgcatgtgcgtctgtggTTGCCTGAATAGATGAGCAGTGCAGAAGGAAGGACACCGCCGTCACGGTCCTCCCCCACACGCCAGGCTTTCGATAGAGATAAAAGAAAAACTACACGCACTTCTATCGACCCTCCCGTCACCCTCAGCGCATCGTAACCGCAGCGTGCTTGCGCGGGTGGGGGAAAGGAGCGGAGATTCTAAACCCTCCCTGTCTGTGTCGGTGTCGGTGCACTCAGTTCCCCCTAGCCCTCTCCTTCAAAGCCCATACACGTACACCTACTTGACATTGCACTCTTACCACGTGGAGGCTCTTCAGAGACGGAGAGATTCAAGTACagcagagaggtgaagaggtCATCAAGACACACGACGAGAACGGACAGCACACGCAAAGAAGAGTGCCCAGAGAAAGTCTGGATATGGGGGATGCTGATACGTGGGAGGAGGCTGCGAATGAGCAACACAAGAGTGAAAACAATGCGGTGCACAACTCAGCGCCGGCTGAAGAAGAAagcaagaaaaaggggggcgaaAGGGAGACCGTCCAAAAGGAGACGAACAGAGGAAAGAGCCAACCTGCTCAAACGCACGTACAAGTACaccggcacacgcgtgcgcgcgcaccaTCACGA comes from Leishmania panamensis strain MHOM/PA/94/PSC-1 chromosome 6 sequence and encodes:
- a CDS encoding mitochondrial ribosomal protein-like protein (TriTrypDB/GeneDB-style sysID: LpmP.06.0040) codes for the protein MRYFRPDRPLVAATTSFVLSSCRTFHSQHRTPLIPQAHVNDRPTAQRIHVGYYIHRHQVVKHSLHPLEVEMGYLLEREQQRYSRHESAESATTFFASRGQTMDVLGRTDPNQIKGNFFGLEHYQDAMKMVMQRYTPEKRVTAADMWKPNGLGDAPPPRHTLHRKLDDFLYLIVQEEAAGKWTIPHTARKDGESLRMTADRAISTQNLEGLDCYVWSNAPQATVFLKDDNTRLFIYSAVYLAGRPQFASYEPKLKDHAWVTRHELLQYSDSFKSAELLKALLDISADGTFEV
- a CDS encoding hypothetical protein (TriTrypDB/GeneDB-style sysID: LpmP.06.0030), with translation MAKQKITVKVKGKSVSYEGHPERRPRDLMDILIKMAVAESAVVATFRENIDNHNDFSDEQVMSMFKEAKAAREKKERSKGGSSSEAAAPASAPAASTEEKPQKIILIYCGKQLSYQGVPSGKRSAVLQLLSKQPDVTQQIAVETFRTNLPGETASDDEIWHLVEMLRERRKAKGQSKSGAGESGSGSANHAAVEDLVGMSDKERNDLNDFIRQVLGQPTVDAGSLFPNDSRGRNDGVESPERTGTARKSGRVTVYLQEGTTNATKLISATLGMSFSEFSSIVDKKFGHHMLLSFCDGDDVLEVDDDDVLNLYFEKVVEGDAKKERLICTNPEDAARDGDDQLQDARLQSAYGTQVVATQAKVYSNGELTVTEDRTYTGHTLAVYCCCFSPRGDMFLTASRDRTVRLWNVRTGGCTLMKGGHNGFVLSCDFSPKGNRVVSSSDDRTIKLWSTSSCNKVATFKGHEDKVYCVKYNPSGDYIVSGSCDNTVRVWNAESQSKLATLKGHSLAVFSCAFSNTDNGKYVVSGSDDRTIKIWDWGTSRDLKTLIGHIGTVWSVIFSHNDRYIVSGSMDYELILWDTATGSRLRSMDGHKTSVHHAIFSEDDKYIFSCSRDWSVMVWRTDDGEHVETIMGHLSTVYHMDIKNNKLLTSSLDDKVKVWTIKHN